Below is a window of Synechococcus sp. PCC 7335 DNA.
TAATTAGTACGTTTTGCCTACTCAAAACCTATACCTTTCGAGGCGTAAGGAAAAGCGTGTTCCAATTGATGTCTCGATATAGGTTTCCTTTAAAGTCTTAGATCTTTTGAGACGCGAGATATAGAGCTTTTCTCAATGTCAAACATGCAAGATAGTACGATTTTGTGAAGAATCACCCTATGGCTTCTCGAATCTCTGTCTGAACATTCACGGTTTATAGATCTGACGCTGTTCTCAACCAATTGAGCACTGACGAATGCTTCGGTGTCCAACCGAGCAGGCTCTTCGCTTTGCCTGAACGAACGCGACTGTTGGAACCAAAAGCAAAGTGAGCCGCTTCTTGCCCCCATTCTTGAACGGCTTCCTCAATTGTCCAGGATTGAGCTGTTTCACTAAGCCCAAGTTCACAGTGAATTGTTTCAGCAATCTCTTTGAAGGTCGCTTCACCGCTTTCTAAGAAGAAAAACGATCCGGCAGACGCTTTCTCCAGTGCCAGTAAGTATGCGTCTACAAGGTCTTCAACATGGACGGTTGACCAAACATTCTCACCTTGTCCGATGTATCGTGCCTGTTGATACTTATTAGCTGTAGCAACCATTAGAGGAATTTGAATACTGTCAGCGTGTAGGCCCGTCCCGTAGCCGTAAACCAGACAGGGACACATGACAATAGAATGTACCCCCCTTGTACTGCCCTTAATGACGTGAGTATCGACGGCCACTCTACCAATCTTCTCAAAACAAATCGGTCGAGGAATGTCTTCTTGAAAAACACGAGAACTGTATTCACCGGCAGCGCGATCACCCACAATGCTCGATCCACTGTTGTGAATTAGTTTTTTACCTGACCCTTCAAGTGCTTGAAGCAA
It encodes the following:
- a CDS encoding NAD-dependent epimerase/dehydratase family protein; this translates as MTGTSGYIGGSIATALVAAGYVVDGLCRSEKKSKLLKQSGINPVMGSLSDEKILTQAAQSADAVINAADADDPFAVEVLLQALEGSGKKLIHNSGSSIVGDRAAGEYSSRVFQEDIPRPICFEKIGRVAVDTHVIKGSTRGVHSIVMCPCLVYGYGTGLHADSIQIPLMVATANKYQQARYIGQGENVWSTVHVEDLVDAYLLALEKASAGSFFFLESGEATFKEIAETIHCELGLSETAQSWTIEEAVQEWGQEAAHFAFGSNSRVRSGKAKSLLGWTPKHSSVLNWLRTASDL